The region caaaccaaaaaaatccactATTTGAGGCAGACAGACTCTTTGAGAAATGTTACTATACCAGTTCATGCTACAAGAAATTAAAAGATAAGACCATAATGGGAAGTGTTAGGTAGCCTCCAATATAAGCATTCCATAAATGCTTCTTTCAATGACAGTCCTGTAATCACGAATCACTTTACACCTTAAGTGAGAATGTGATAGGGACAACATCATTTCCCTTTTGTTACTTGGCTGATACCAGTAGCTGGAAGGAATTGCACAAAAAGATAATTagtaaagcaaataattttaaaattcattctaTCCAgcagaaaatgaattaatttcacTGAGGGCTGCTAACACTAATCACTTGACACTAGAACCTACCAAATCCCCCTTATCTTTTCAGAACAcatgatttcagaaagaaaagcaaggaaatagTATTTCTCCTCAATGACAACTTTTATCGATAATTTAAAAAAGGTTACCTCTCTTACTACCCACATTCGGAAAGTTTCAAGCCAAAAAGTCTTACTATACAAGCTTCAAGGAGACGCTACAAATCCTGAATAGCTATTAGTATTCCTCCactgcatatgaaaaaaaaaaaaaaaaaagagtggaaacatacagctaatatttttaaaaagaacagttacTATTCTTGAGTGTTCATTTTATAAGTTAcaaattttttattaaagttttaCTTCAAACAAACAGTACCAGAACTGTAAGAATTTCCAACTTAACCAGTATCTACACTAGTGTTAGACACAAGCAAACTTTGTCAAGGTTCAGCAGTGTGCTGTTCACACAGTACCAGTATTCAGCTGGAACTGGACTGCCCATCTTCATCGattacaaaaaggaaagaaaaacacgCCTATCAGCTTACATAAATCAATGCAGAGCCTGTTTTGCATGATGGTCATCACAGAAATGTCTTCAGTTCTTCTGAACTAAATgattataaataacattttgcaAGTAAAAAGATAAAACAGGAACACAATCATGAAGGAGTAATGAGAAACGTGAAACTAATTTCTAGTGTAATTTTCCAAATTTTAGATTCAGAGCACATGTATTTCAAATGAGCAAAGTGTAGCCAACTGAAAAGATTCCAATGATTCGCATGTTCCTATAATGTAGCCCTTCATTAAATAACCCATCCACAAGCGAAAAACACACTTCCTTTTCAAGAAGCAATATATATAATATGGTCAATGTTCTGAGCTAACTAGGAAAGATTTACATTTCCATTCTGGTAGGTTAGTAGGTGTTTTTTGttccacagaaaaataattttttttacatttaaacttTCCCTCTATGTGACAAATAATATAGTCTGAGCTAGgagggaaaataaagcaaaggaaataaaaaaaaattagtttccatATATCAGGAGATTGTAGGAAGAGGCAGTGATCCATTAACTTTGCAGTAGAGACCATATATACAGCTGCAGTGTTTTCTAAGTGCAGAAATCACCCCAAAAGTTTTACTGCAAGTCTGTAACATatagaaaaatatgcttttaagtGTTGCTATACTGAAGGCAGATAAACTTGCTGTAGAAGCACAAGACTCTGAGATCACATTATAAAAATctacccatccatccatcctttaCCTTCCTCTCTCCATGCTCCCTCTCTTGGAGTCTACGGAACATATCATTGGCAGCTTGCACTGAAACAACAAATTGCAGTAGATCAATCTGCTGTTCTAAATCAAAGAAACTCACCTAAAAGGGATTTAAAAGACATGAGGCTGTTGCAAGTCAAAGATTATATTCCACTGTGTCACTTTACTCTGCATGAAAAAGATTTGCCAGTACTTGCAGAAAATGCTTTACAATGGTAACTGTATGTAGGCATATCACCAAGTTCAACCCTTGCATGTTCCAGAAGCCAGGAAGAGAAAGGCAGCTAGGTCTTCTTGTGCCCGTACTCCTTAGTGTTGCTGATGAGCTAGAGTGCACTACTCAGCACCACAGAAGGCATCAAAAAACCTCTCAAATCAGTGAGTTGAAACAGGTGACCAAGCTCTATGTTTTAATTggctttttttattccttattttttccccatcaaatGTAAAAAGTGATTTAGTATAAACAAGCTACATGGAGAACATCTTTACGTTGGAGCCAGCCTCTTCTCTCTTGAGACTAAGCCTAGGAAAACTTCTCAGTGGAAACAGAAACCGTATTCCTATGCAGTTTTTTTCCCTAACTTATTTAACAATTAATTAATGCAGAATTaaataaactaatttccccaaagCAGTTAGTTCTCCTACTAACATATTCTACTATTGAGAAATACCTGACTTACCATCTTAACACAGGTGACTTCTCACACCAGGAGGCAGGGTCCTGCCCCCCTGAGGATTTTCAGTTACAGAACAGGTTCACTGCACTTTCAGCTAATGAGGAGCTAGGAGCACCATGAATGGGAGTGGTGGCTAAGCCAGAGCCTCTCAGGACCATCAGAAGACAGTGGCAAGGGACAGTTGTGGCAGACTTCCTACAGCAGGGGACAGAAGCTCCCTGCCTGTCGATATGTTTTGTTATCTAGAGAGGTTACTGAGTCTCAGACTATTACCCCTGATGCTCTTTCAAGTAGACAGCAGTAGTACCGCAGGGGTGACCTGAGAAATACCAGGAATGACTACAGAGATCTGGGAACACTGATCAAAGGCATGGGGATCCAGGTAATGTTCTTTTCAACCTTCCTAGTGAGGTGGACTTGATGGAATTTTAACAGCTGGTTGCACAGTTGGCGTTGGCAGTATGGTTTCAGTTTCTACATCCATGAGACCCATTCTGAGCATCAACACCCACTTGGAAGAGATGGGATCCACCTgactacacagggcaaaagtaTGTTTGCCAACAGGCCAGCCAACCTGGCAGGGACAGCTTTAAACTAGAAATGATAAGCGAGGGAgtgtttcctaaaaaaaaaaaaagtaaagaagttTGGGATAGGGTAGGCAAACCAAGGGTCTGAGATGATGGTAACAGAAGGGACATAGCACCCTTttcaaggatcatctcctccaagTTCAAGAAAGGTCCATCCCAACAAGTAGGAAAACAAGCAGGAGGCCTGTATGGATGAGCAAGGGGCTCCTAATTGAATTCAGACTTAAAAGGGGAAGGGTATAGGAGGTGGAAGCAGGAGCAGGTGACCCAGGAGGAGTATAGAGTTGCTATGTGATGTGACAGGCTTAGGAAAGTCAAAGCTGATCCAGAGTTGAATGTGGCGAGGGGTGCAAAGGGCAACAAGAAAGGATTCTGCAAGTACataaacagcaagagaaaaactAAGGAAAATGTAGACCCTCTAATGAATGGGGCAGGAGAGCTGACAACAATGAACATAGGAAAGGCCAAGGTACTCATTGCCTTCACTGACTTAGTCTTTACCATAAATACCAGCCTTCAGGGATCCCAGGCCCCTGAGACCAGAGGGAAAGTTGAGCAAAGATGACTTACCCTCTGTGGAGGAGGACCAGGTTAGGGAGCACTTAAACAAACTGGAAATATATCGAGTCCACGGGGCCTGATAGGTTGTGtccacaagtgctgagggagctggctgatgccaCTGCGAGACCACTCTCTCTCTTTCAAAGGTCACTGCGATTGGGACAGGTTCCTTAAGACTGGATTCCTATCTTCAAGGGCAAGAAGGAAGATCCAGAGAACTACTGACCAGTCAGCCCCACCTCAATCTCAGGAAAGGTGATGGAAAAAGTCCTCCTGGAAGcatttccaaacacatgaagaacaagaaggtgactgggagTAGTCAGCATGAATTTAGGAATGGGAAATCATCCTTAACTGTCCTAATAGCCTTTTATAATGCAGCAGCTAGCTAGGCAGATAGGGGGAAAGCAGGTGATGTTGTTTACCTCAGCTTCAGGAAGGCTTTtaacactgtctcccataacgTCCTCATAGACAAGCTAACAAAGTACAGGCTAGGTAActggacagtgaggtggactgaaaactgactgaacAGCCAGGTCCAGAGTCTgagatcagcagcacaaagtcaaGTGGGTGGCAAGTCACTAGTGGTTCATGCCAGGGGTCAGCACTTCATCTgatactgtttaacatctttgtcagtgacacagatgctggagcagagagcaCCCCCAGCAAGTCTGCAGAAGACACAAAACCAGGAGGAGTGGCTGAAAGAATActgttgtgctgccattcagagggaccttgagcAACTGCCGAATTGGGCTGAGAAGAATCTTATGAAGTTCAACACAGGGAAATGAcaagtcctgcatctggggatGAATAATCCCAGGCAGCAATACACACTGAAGACCAAAACACATGCTGCACCTGTGGTAGTCTGTGCACTTCTGGGCTTGCCAGTAAATGAAAGAGATGGACTTATTGGAGCAAATCCAGTGCATGGCTACAAAGACAAccaagggactggagcatctttcacatgaggagaggctgagagacctgggactgttcagtgtggAGAAAAGGCAACCCAGGGGGGACCTCATCAATGTAAATAAATATCTGATTGGAGGGAGTGATGATgagggagccagactcttctctaTAGTGCTCACtgccaggacaagaggcagtgagcacaaaatgaaacacaagagattccatctgaacacaagaaaccactttttttcctgtgagcaTGGTCAaacactagcacaggttgcccagagaggtttcAGACTATCCACCTGTAGAGACATTTGAAATCCAGCTGAACACAGCCCTGGACAACTGGCTCTAGCTgcccctgcttgagcagggaggttggacaaaacaacttccagaggtcccttcccatcTCAACCACTCTGTCATTCTATTACTAATGATGTATGGCACAGGTGACCATTAGAAAGTCAGGGAATAATATCAAAGGTTCACCCCATTTAGAAGGTATTAGAAGACATGCTGTATTTCAATGACtaaattttacatttcagataTTTTCCAGCAATCATTTTGTGTGTATGGCATCATCTACCATTTGTTATTCTGCATATGTCAGATGACATGTAAGTTGTATGAAATTAAATGCTTATACAATATGCTATACATAAAATATAACACACCCCACACTGGCATGTTTCAACTGCATAAATCTGGCAGCTAGAACTATATAGTTGCACTCCCTTGAAATATCTTTTTGAGAAGCTATCCtgctgaataagaaaaaaaaagatactgaaaaattagtacaacaaattttaaaatttcttttaaaatctgagcaataaaaaaatatatcaggtGGTTATAATGATGTATCTAGGATTCACATACAACAGCTATTATTCCTACCCTGTTAGTGACTAAAGAGAGTAATAATAGCACATTTCATAGCTATACAGCAgcaagttttgttttaaatcatagGGGGCAGTATTATGCTTTTCCATGGGAAAATTAAGAAACTGGAAGGTCACACCATAGCATGGTTGcaacaaaccagaaaactgaaattttgccCATGGCTTTAGCCAACACAGAGCATTATCCTGTTTTTAAGTGAGTAGCAAAAGATTGAGCTGAAATAGCTTCTACTTAAATAAGCAAAAATCTTTAATGTAACCTTAGCAAGAGCTGCGTTGGCTGGACcaatgaatataaaaaaatgtccctgtttccattttaaaatttcacagaaatgagAGCAAAGCACATATATGGTAGAAAATCTATCCAAGGACAGGGATTTTTCCACAAATCATATTTTGAATCCAAACTATTTAAATTATTCCTCAAACGATGCAACAAGGGAAATAAGAAGCAACATGCTTACATCTCTTGAATGCTTCATTCAAATTATCATGCATTGCCTGCTCACACTTAGGAAGAACATGTTCATTCGTTTCAAAGATTGTGTTCTTTAGATTTTCAAGTACTCGTAGTTCTCGGAGGCCACGTTTTTCCTGacaaaagaatataaaagaaaatgagtGGCTAACAAGGAattccatttttcaaaataagatGGTTTCCCAGTTGATAAACTAATAGCTTTATCTCAAAGACTATACCATTGTCTATTAAAGAGAAACTCTACTTATTTAGCACAACTGATAAAATtagttttgtgggggaaaaaaacccaccaaaaccaaagaCAGTAATGCTCCATTCttcatattaaaatacagaaatactttgAATGACCATTCTGGCCCTTGTGAGAAAAGTTAGTATTTACTAATGAAAACATTGTGTGGAAAATGTGTTGTTATGTATAGATTATTTACAGCATACcaaaaacaacagagagaaacACAGCTTGAAAGCATTCCATTTCTGTAACTCTGTTGTTACAGAGCAATAACATAGCAGTGATTCTGCTTGCTTGATGTCTGACCATCCAGATTTAGCATGGTACAAGATTAAAACAATGAAAGCAAGATCATTTTTACTGAAGTAAAGCAATAAAGTCAAGACTAAAAAATAACATAACACAGCTGACTAAAAAGGCAGCCCTTCTTCTGGCTCACTGCTGATCATGACTAATTACAAGAACAACACGCTCTTGCTTtattgtttacattaaaaaaaaaagtatcagtttTTCTGAAGCCACAGCACTACTTCCACTCTGAATTTCACTTGCACTTTCctttaaataatgaaaaggatTCTGCGATCTGCTCCAGactgctgcctgcctctttcctactttcctctcTTCAGAGTTACAAGTTGCACACAAGCATTCCTGCACTGAAAGTTGTGAATCATAAAGTAGTTCTAGATAATCAAAAATTCCTGTATTGCATGAAGTGGGCAACTGGATCACCATACCTATTTCAGACAGAAGCTTCAAAACTTCAGAAAGAGAGGAGGCACAAGCAAGTAAAGCTGCTTAATTAAACGGGCTCCAGACTTACTGAATGCAAATCTACATTCTTTACACACTAAATGCTAATCATTGAAAGAAGCaacatatagaatcatagaatggtttgggttggaagggacctagctgcaacccccctgccatgggcagggacactttccactagaccaggcttcTCAAAGACCTGTCCAGGCTGGCCTTCCTTTTGTCATCCTATTTGTGCACCTTTCTGACCCCTACTTccctctaaagaaaaaaatgtaacagcaaACAGAATTATCTACTTTAACCCAGATCCTAGCATAAGCAAGCTTTAGTTTTGTAATATTCTTTTCAGAAATATAGGAAAACTGCTTCCATATGccctactaaaaaaaaatatatatctgatATCTCTAAGTTGGAAACAAGTGCAATTTTTGGAAGAAATTGTAAGTtgcaaaaatgtaaataatcatctgcttttctatttttccctATAAGTATAAACCAGTTATTAAATTTCAAGAAAAGATACAAGAATATATTAAATTTGTCTAAGAAATAGAACAAAACTTTGGGTGCAATAAGAGAAATATATGAACTATAATTATAAAGATGAGTTCTAATTTTGTAACTGAATTTAAAGTTTTCCTTCTAACGAAAAACCATGTAAAACTATTTACTGTATGCTATAACTTATTTaaggaaggcaaagaaaataaataattccttATGATTCTCAAGCCCATACAATACAGATCTAATATGAGTTTAGTTCACATATCTATTTTGCTAAACCAGTACAGAGGCAAATTAGACCTGCTCGAAATATTAGCTACAAATGGAGTGCAAGAAGacattttaatgtcatttttttaaaaaaatagctcttCATACTAGAAGTTTGAGGTATAACTGTATTTTCAGGActaattttaagattttaaattccAAATTCTGCAAGAATTAAAATCTACTCATAAAGAGCCTTTTGTTGACACAAGATTCTCTTATACTTACCTAAACTTCTGCTGCCATCTTGTGGCAAGTCTTCCAAGGAAATTTGTATATAAACACTTCTACACCTTCAGTACTTTAATATTACTTTCTTTCATGcaacaaaaattaaagcaaaattaaatcaTAACTGTACTAGCTGAATCTAGCTAAGGCATAAAGCAATTTCTTAATCACATGGAAACCTATGCTGGCCAACAATATTCTCCTTGAATCCACCAGACTTCTCTCAGATATTAGGACTACATTGTTCTTCTATATCAATAttcctgtcatttttattttttttttaacaggaaaaatatttacgcccctttcaaatttttttaaataaaaagaccTAAAATACTGCCTTGTTTACTAAAGATGCAGACATATACTATAGATGTGTTAAATTATCTGGGGCAAGATGTCAGgtctttctaaagaaaattacATGCATATTATAATCTCTAGAAAGATGCTAATACTGTTTAAAGTCTCAGACTTTGAAGATTACAACACCCAATAAGATACAAATACTTACTTCAAATTCTTTAACAAAGTAACGTATTTCTCCCTGAATTACTGGTCTGTGATCCAGTAGTCTTGAATAGATTTCCCCAACATCTAGAAGATTAATGAAAGTCagattttcagtttctctctcaCACTTCATACTAGGCTACACAACATAAGGTAGCACAGCCTACTTCAATGCAAGAAGGACTACGGCTCACCGAATACATACAAAATCAAAAGAACACCAGAAAAATACTTGTTGGCTATCCTATCTATTCAGCGAACCACCAACTTAGATAAAATGCAATGAATCACTATTCCAGATGCCACAGACACCTTTCTGTGAAGGTGAACGTTCTCCTCTGTCTCCCAGCACCCTCTGTTTTAAACCTCCTCCTCAGGACAGCTTCCAGATGTGACTGTTAATGGTGGTAAAAGAGCAGAACTAGACGCTGCAGCCCAACAGGGATTCACAGCTTAAGCTGTGAGAGCTTTTTGCAGCAAGAGACAAGAGGAAAGCTCACTACAAAGGAAAACTGTCAGCATTTTCTTGTATTCCAGGGCCAAAGACTTAGAACTTTGTCTTGAAGAAGAGTATTTACAACATAAATATGTATGAAAAATAGGCTTGGCTGTCATACATGAAAAAAAGTGCTCATTAAATTTAAAAGCACTCCGATAGCATAGCAAATAAAGACTATTTCAAGAAGCAGACAGTGTTGTGCCATAAACACTTCAAACTGATGCTGAAGTGACATGGCTATCTAAAGAGCCCTActttttcctcctgcccctccgTGGCTCTCCCTCTCTCCTGTACCCACGTGTGTTTGCTCAACACCCCGAATCCCACCCCACTCGAAAAAAAGTGCAGAGCTTTCAAATTTGAGCAATGATACGATTGCGGTAAATAAAGCACAGGCTAAACCACTTTCCAGTTCAAACGCTTCCGTGTGCGAATTCACTAGGACAAAACGCGGGTGCTTGGGTGAACAAAAGACCTTCCCAGGAAAGTCGGTGGCGGTGGCAGGGACGCGGCGGCGGACTCGGCTCCCCCAGATAACACCACACAGTTTCAAACTCCGGGAGAGGAAAGCCAGGAGAGCCTCCCGGGCGCTCAGCTCCAAACCTCGGGACGCTTCGTGGAAGGAACCGCAGCAGGCTGGGCAGCGGCCCAAGGGACCCTTAACGCCTCATCCTCCTCCACCGCCGCAGGGACACTCCGCCCCGCTCAAGGGCCGCGCTCCCCAccaggccccgcggccccccacCCCGCCTGTCTCCGCTGCGCGCAGCGGGCTCGGCCACCACGGGCACCCAGTACCGCGCCGGCCCGGTCCCGCTCCTTACCCTTTATGATGGGCTGAATCGGGGACCCGGCGACGAGCGCCTCCCGCTTCCTGTCGctgggcagcggggccgccccgctccggccgggGGACGCGGGGCCACTCCCGCTCATGGCGCTCGGCGCcccgctccggcggcggcggcgccccgcgggcAGCACaacccggcccggccctgccccgagCGCTGAACTTCCGCCTCGCCCCGGCGCCTCCCTGTGAGGTCATCACCGCGCGCCGCCCCGTGGCgggccggggggcagcgccggccTCCTGCCGCCACCGGGCCGGTGCCGCCCGCTGATCCCCCCTCGGCTGCGCTGAGATTCTTACAAGGGAAGGAAGGTGCCTCCACCTCAGGGGCCCtgtgcggcccggcccggccgcggctgCCCCCTCCTGGCCTGGGCGTCAGGGACATCTCCAGCGCAGAGCCCGGCACCGGGCTTTCTCTGGGCCCAGCGGcctgcatttctgaaaacaaaccGACCAACCAAACCAATCAAAATccgcaaaaaaaacccaacccggTACTTgtctgtttgttggtttttgttttaggAGAAGGGATATGCATTCAGATGAAACGGTTTGCTTCTAGGTGAAGCGAACATGAGTAACAACTGTTGGACATGTGGGCTACAAAAATTTAAGAGCAGCAACCGAttttacaaaaagcaaaaaatgacataaaatccttatatatttcttttaaaaccatttaaGAGTGTGAGGATATTTTCAGCATACTTACCCCCTTAACAAATGGCAGTATATTAACTTTCTCCCAGGACTTCCTTTTTCATGCTACCTATATAGACTAAATAACTTTTAGAAAGCTTGATCCTATTTAGGTAACTGCATTTacagcttggggttttttttacacatCTCTCTTATTTGCAATACATACCACACTGCTCAGTGTTTTTCTCCAGTCAGTGAAGGAAAGACTGGACCACAAATTCTGCTACAGCTGCTGCAACCTTCAGTGTCCGGATACGGAATACCTGAAAGGAGCCAGTTTAGCTGGAACAATTACTGTTTTATTAgtagaaaacagaagcagaatatatttatttgttaGAAATTAGCTCTGCCCATGTTCTACGCTGTATAGTTTTTATAAATAGGAACAATTGcctggctgaggaaaaaaaacgcAGACTTCTTTTGCTGTGGTGTGAAGCTATTGCAACAGACACAAAAAATGATCCTATTCTATTTCCCATTATCAAAGCTCAGAAATTGCTCATTGAAATCACTATAATTTTTTGATAATACATATGATCATCtaaattcattaaaaatgaatgaattggttttgctgaaacattttccccccaaatcaGTCAAAATATGGTTAgatctttaaataataaaatgaatcTTACATCACAATTTCAACCAACATTATTATTAAATTCAGCACAAATATATAATCTAAAATAGTTTTTCACTCCTTCACTGTTACAGTCTGTATATATTACATTAAATAGGTAATTAGCAGAGGTAAGAActattattaaaaaatactgttcCCTTTCAcatatctttttttccctcaaagtAACCATCTCTTGCAACCTATAGAtcagtatttatatttttccaCTTGGATCCAAAGCACGTAAGCACTTGACAATCACGAGTAAATTACACTAGTGCTCATATATTAATAATATCTGTAGGATATTCCAGCTGGCATGATGATCACTCATAATTACGGGTAAAATTgttcaaatgttaattttatcTCTTTCCAGTCTAGCTGCCATCCTTTCCTAGTCTCTCTCAAACAAGTTATTTCCCCCTCTAAGCCCTATGCTCcagctattttttttatttgacaagGAGGAAATTCTGTAGTTAAAGGGGTTTAAAATTACTAGGAAAGAATTTTTACATCATGAGTAATGTCAGGCTTGGAATTACGGGACTGCAACAAGAGCAAATCCAGTCACAGGTAAGTGCATCAGTTTATAGGACTACTGTCCTGAAACCATTTCATCTCTTTGtttgaatactttttttaaagaatatgctTTAGTTGCTGCATTTATgcctgtttggttgtttttttccccttgcttacTCTCACTGCCCCATCAAGCTTGTtctcaaaacatattttaaaaaattcaggaGGACTTAAAGAGGTGACGGCTATGAAAAGACAGTACTTGTGGAGCCCCTAACCTGTCAGTTTGTAGGAAGTAGTCATCAAGTCACAAAAATATGGAAATAGCTATGGCTTGGAGCATGAAAATCAACATATGTAGTCATCATGTATTTTTTTGGAAGAGAGGCTAAACAACTTCTGTCACTTTTGCCATGCAATGGAACCCGCTTTCTCTTTTAGGGATCACCCTGCCACTTCCCATTAGCGTTAGCAGCACTCCGGATTGCAAAATCTTCAGATGAACGTGCCGAGTCCTGTCATTTCCCCCACAGGCTGTCTGGCGATGATAATCCACTAAAGGATTGTTTCATCCGAGTGGCGGTGTCCAAGTCAGATGCTGGCAACAGGCAGGGAAACCCAAACCTGTTGAGGCAGACGTCTGCCGGGACGGGAGGAATTGGAGCGACGGCCCTTAAGCGGGTGAGGCGGGGGACATACTTTGCGCCAGCAGAATAAGTCCATGGGCTGCACCCGTGATGGGAGACCGAGACTGCGATCATGATGGCTGGAAGTTTGAGGGCTGCAATGCCAATGCTGGCTAAAGCAGGCCCGGGGCTGTGCTGTTTGGAGGACTGCCCTGTCAGATTAGCTGTGCGGCTACTGTATTTGATGCTCAACCTGGACAGACAGGCCTGCCaggcagaaactgctcaggcagATGATGCTAGGGAGGACAAAAATCATCCACCGCGAGACTAAGAAGACAGATGACACCCAGCAGGAACAGCAAGCCAAATCTGCAGAATCCACAATGCAGCTGGCTAGCCCGAGGCTACCTGCCTCTTTGAAGTGGAATAGACATCACCGACGAGCTGTCAAATTAGATCACCAGCCTGGAAATGCTGAAAGAGATTTAGTTCTTccaacagagaaaggaaagtttAATAGATGAAAATCTTCCTAAAGGGGCCAAGGTAGCgtgggaggggaaaggggaatcCTTTAGATGCCGCAACAATGAAAAATTACTCACCTCCCGCCTGCCTGCAGAGTGAGAGATGGGATGCATGGCATtctgcagcagccacagctgctgtAGTCACTACCAGCATGGAAAATAA is a window of Athene noctua chromosome 2, bAthNoc1.hap1.1, whole genome shotgun sequence DNA encoding:
- the BLOC1S5 gene encoding biogenesis of lysosome-related organelles complex 1 subunit 5; protein product: MSGSGPASPGRSGAAPLPSDRKREALVAGSPIQPIIKDVGEIYSRLLDHRPVIQGEIRYFVKEFEEKRGLRELRVLENLKNTIFETNEHVLPKCEQAMHDNLNEAFKRLQAANDMFRRLQEREHGERKLQADKLMAREEKRIAHWEEFMKEQENKQAEVDEEHRKAMERLKEQYSEMEKELAKYVSF